The following proteins come from a genomic window of Lolium rigidum isolate FL_2022 chromosome 5, APGP_CSIRO_Lrig_0.1, whole genome shotgun sequence:
- the LOC124657287 gene encoding uncharacterized protein LOC124657287 produces the protein MAGDEAKPADLADGDAAATDPQPARLPGDVLANVLRRVPPRWLAASRCVCRAWRDAVDGRRLLRADLLPLALAGLFIHFDDHKFPEFLARPSPRAVSGSLSFLPSTSPHCGHIWDDDCDDWRDYSIRDHCNGLLLLSNNRVVNPATRWWNTLPTCPSEHGAGSVLYREHLIYDPVVSPYYEVFMIPTLGKNLPGDKVDPSEWAPSLCKMYVFSSKSGCWEEKNFVREGDAAGIYGEMQVSSHRRFNAAYFRGTLYVHFRANFVMRISVSNNTYSVVKPPVDIEDDTRDDYYPYVQIVRSKRGLYFVELDKGWHRMKCWLRVWTLNESCGQMEWILKHDKDLMLVLAPQRFYQRVQWVLEDINYNLFLSSSSPEDHKKSTIENKFEWNSDNDEIEDMVDNCNLEDKMKAIVENKLVWSCSNHGALNNGDMVGECYFDEEHSDNLDSDDIEVLGFHPYKEIVLLSASVRTGLAYHLNGSKIENLRNIYPKDYIHFKALINERERIKSFAYTPCWIEEFPGNK, from the exons ATGGCCGGCGACGAGGCGAAGCCTGCCGACTTGGCCGACGGGGACGCGGCAGCCACCGACCCGCAGCCGGCGCGCCTGCCGGGCGACGTGCTCGCCAACGTCCTCCGCCGCGTCCCTCCGCGCTGGCTCGCCGCGTCCCGCTGCGTCTGCAGGGCCTGGCGCGACGCCGTcgacggccgccgcctcctgcgcgccGACCTGCTCCCGCTCGCCCTCGCCGGCCTCTTCATCCACTTCGACGACCACAAGTTCCCGGAATTCCTCGCCCGCCCCTCGCCCCGTGCGGTCAGCGGCAGCCTGAGCTTCCTGCCGTCCACCAGCCCCCACTGCGGCCATATCTGGGATGACGACTGCGATGATTGGCGCGACTACAGCATCCGGGATCACTGCAACGGCCTCCTCTTGCTTAGCAATAACCGCGTGGTTAACCCTGCTACGCGATGGTGGAATACTCTGCCGACGTGCCCGTCGGAGCACGGTGCCGGGAGCGTGCTGTACCGCGAGCATCTAATCTATGATCCGGTGGTATCGCCCTACTACGAGGTGTTTATGATCCCCACTTTGGGTAAGAATCTTCCTGGAGACAAGGTAGACCCCTCTGAATGGGCACCGTCCCTATGCAAGATGTATGTGTTCTCATCAAAGTCGGGATGTTGGGAGGAGAAGAATTTCGTCAGAGAAGGGGATGCTGCAGGGATCTATGGTGAGATGCAAGTGAGTAGTCACCGGCGCTTCAATGCCGCCTACTTTCGAGGAACACTTTATGTGCATTTCAGAGCTAATTTTGTTATGAG GATATCAGTGTCCAATAATACGTACAGCGTAGTTAAACCACCAGTGGATATAGAAGATGATACCAGAGACGACTACTATCCATATGTTCAGATTGTAAGATCAAAAAGGGGGTTGTACTTTGTGGAGCTTGACAAGGGTTGGCATCGGATGAAGTGCTGGCTTCGAGTTTGGACCCTTAATGAATCGTGTGGCCAGATGGAGTGGATTCTGAAGCATGACAAAGACCTGATGCTCGTGCTAGCACCTCAACGGTTTTATCAACGAGTTCAATGGGTCTTAGAAGATATTAACTACAACCTGTTCCTTTCATCCAGTTCTCCAGAAGACCACAAGAAATCAACAATTGAGAATAAATTTGAATGGAACTCTGACAATGATGAAATCGAAGACATGGTTGATAATTGTAACTTAGAAGACAAGATGAAAGCAATAGTTGAAAATAAATTGGTATGGAGCTGCAGCAATCACGGTGCCCTTAACAATGGAGATATGGTTGGAGAGTGTTACTtcgatgaagagcatagtgataaTTTAGATTCTGATGATATTGAGGTACTTGGGTTTCACCCATATAAAGAGATTGTCTTGTTGAGTGCATCAGTCCGGACAGGATTGGCATATCATTTGAATGGCTCGAAGATTGAAAATTTAAGAAATATATACCCAAAGGATTATATACATTTCAAAGCGCTAATTAATGAAAGGGAGAGGATCAAATCTTTTGCATACACGCCATGCTGGATTGAAGAGTTCCCTGGAAACAAATAG
- the LOC124657288 gene encoding peroxidase 55-like: MTADRFDVSIGALYARSSVSDVWDFIPWEFGKAVVQLQGCDASVMIASVTNDAEKDAPDNQSLAGDGFDTVVRAKAAVEKACPGVVSCADVLALAARDVVTMSSGPRWTVELGRLDGLVSKASDVTGRLPGPDMQPDTIAAMFADNNLTVDDMVALSGAHTVGFSHCTRFAGRLYRSSAVAGPSYYRASYARQLMAACPRDVGPTIAVDMDPVTPTVFDNTYYANLAGGLGLFASDQALHDGAASRPVVEGFAGNQTLFFEAFKEAMVKLGRAGVKSGRGGEIRRDCTAFNKQ; the protein is encoded by the exons ATGACCGCGGATAGATTTGATGTTTCGATTGGTGCTTTGTACGCGAGGTCAAGTGTTAGTGATGTTTGGGACTTCATCCCCTGGGAATTTGGGAAAGCCGTT GTTCAGCTTCAa GGCTGCGACGCGTCGGTGATGATCGCGTCCGTCACCAACGACGCCGAGAAGGACGCGCCGGACAACCAGTCCCTCGCCGGCGACGGCTTCGACACCGTCGTGCGCGCCAAGGCCGCCGTGGAGAAGGCCTGCCCCGGCGTGGTCTCCTGCGCCGACGTCCTCGCCCTCGCCGCCAGGGACGTCGTCACCATG TCGTCCGGCCCGCGCTGGACGGTGGAGCTCGGCCGGCTGGACGGGCTCGTCTCCAAGGCCAGCGACGTCACGGGCAGGCTGCCGGGGCCGGACATGCAGCCTGACACCATCGCCGCGATGTTCGCCGACAACAACCTCACCGTCGACGACATGGTCGCGCTCTCGGGCGCGCACACCGTCGGCTTCTCCCACTGCACGCGCTTCGCCGGCCGGCTCTACCGCTCCAGCGCGGTGGCGGGCCCGTCGTACTACAGGGCGTCGTACGCGCGGCAGCTGATGGCGGCGTGCCCGCGCGACGTCGGCCCGACCATCGCCGTCGACATGGACCCCGTCACGCCCACCGTCTTCGACAACACCTACTACGCCAACCTCGCCGGCGGGCTCGGGCTGTTCGCCTCCGATCAGGCGCTGCACGACGGCGCCGCGTCGCGGCCCGTAGTGGAGGGGTTCGCCGGGAACCAGACGCTCTTCTTCGAGGCGTTCAAGGAGGCCATGGTCAAGCTCGGGAGAGCCGGGGTGAAGAGCGGCCGGGGCGGGGAGATCAGACGAGACTGCACCGCCTTCAACAAGCAGTAA
- the LOC124653650 gene encoding nuclear transport factor 2-like (The sequence of the model RefSeq protein was modified relative to this genomic sequence to represent the inferred CDS: added 9 bases not found in genome assembly) translates to MDPDGVAKAFVEHYYRTFDSNRAGLVGLYQEGSMLSFEGEKFMGAAAISAKLTSLPFDKCLHKVVTVDCQPAGPTGGVLVFVSGSLQAGEGEHQIKFSQMFHLMPVGPGNFYVQNDMFRLNYG, encoded by the exons GACGGAGTGGCCAAGGCGTTCGTCGAGCACTACTACCGCACGTTCGACTCCAACCGGGCGGGGCTGGTGGGGCTGTACCAGGAGGGCTCCATGCTCTCCTTCGAGGGCGAGAAGTTcatgggcgccgccgccatctccgCCAAGCTCACCTCCCTCCCCTTCGACAAGTGCCTCCACAAGGTCGTCACCGTCGACTGCCAGCCCGCCGGCCCCACTGGCGGCGTGCTCGTCTTCGTCTCCGGATCCCTCCAGGCAGGCGAGGGCGAACACCAGATCAAGTTCTCGCAG ATGTTCCATTTGATGCCTGTTGGACCAGGGAACTTCTACGTGCAGAACGACATGTTCCGCCTGAACTACGGCTAA
- the LOC124654769 gene encoding 60S ribosomal protein L7a-2-like has protein sequence MAPKRGGKAPVPAKKKPAQVTNPLFEKRPKQFGIGGALPPKKDLHRFVKWPKVVRIQRQRRILKQRLKVPPALHQFTRTLDKNLATNLFKMLLKYRPEDKAAKKERLLKRAQAEAEGKTVEAKKPIVVKYGLNHVTYLIEQSKAQLVVIAHDVDPIELVVWLPALCRKMEVPYCIVKGKSRLGSIVHKKTASVLCLTTVKNEDKLEFSKILEAIKANFNDKFDEVRKKWGGGVMGSKSQAKTKARERLIAKEAAQRLT, from the exons ATG GCCCCGAAGCGAGGCGGCAAGGCCCCGGTGccggcgaagaagaagccg GCGCAGGTGACGAACCCGCTGTTCGAGAAGAGGCCGAAGCAGTTCGGCATCGGCGGCGCGCTGCCGCCCAAGAAGGACCTGCACCGGTTCGTCAAGTGGCCCAAGGTCGTGCGCATCCAGCGCCAGCGCCGCATCCTCAAGCAGCGCCTCAAGGTGCCCCCGGCGCTACACCAGTTCACACGCACCCTCGACAAGAACCTCG ccaccaacctgtTTAAGATGCTTCTCAAGTACCGCCCTGAGGACAAGGCTGCCAAGAAGGAGCGGCTCTTGAAGAGGGCCCAGGCTGAGGCTGAAGGGAAGACCGTTGAGGCCAAGAAGCCAATTGTTGTGAAGTATGGTCTTAACCATGTCACTTACCTCATTGAGCAG AGCAAGGCCCAGCTGGTTGTCATCGCCCATGATGTTGACCCAATTGAGCTGGTTGTGTGGCTGCCAGCTCTCTGCAGGAAGATGGAGGTCCCATACTGCATTGTCAAGGGGAAATCACGCCTCGGATCG ATTGTTCACAAGAAGACCGCCTCTGTTCTCTGCCTGACCACTGTCAAGAACGAGGACAAGCTTGAGTTCAGCAAGATCTTGGAGGCTATCAAG GCGAACTTCAACGACAAGTTCGATGAGGTCAGGAAGAAGTGGGGAGGAGGCGTCATGGGCTCCAAGTCCCAGGCGAAGACCAAGGCCAGGGAGAGGCTCATCGCCAAGGAGGCTGCACAGCGGTTGACCTAA
- the LOC124652717 gene encoding uncharacterized protein LOC124652717, with the protein MRTAAETQQSRILYELSALVLTILRPPGEAAAGPRQVSAAGVASMLLGASMALMLCGSLTFMLGFFLMPWVLGLACVFLFVGFLTNLSGIGRAILCWPAACSPSPHKDASTWHMFPKSPPFM; encoded by the exons ATGAGGACGGCGGCGGAGACGCAGCAGTCGCGGATCCTCTACGAGCTCAGCGCGCTCGTGCTCACGATCCTCCGGCCGCCGGGGGAGGCGGCCGCGGGGCCGCGGCAGGTGTCGGCGGCGGGGGTGGCGTCCATGCTGCTGGGCGCGTCCATGGCGCTCATGCTCTGCGGCTCGCTCACCTTCATGCTCGGATTCTTCCTCATGCCCTGGGTCCTCGGCCTCGCCTgcgtcttcctcttcgtcggcttCCTCACCAACCTCTCCGGGATCGGGAGGGCCATCCTCTGCTGGCCCGCCGCGTGCTCCCCCTCACCTCACAAGGACGCCTCCACAT GGCATATGTTTCCCAAGTCTCCTCCATTCATGTAG